Proteins co-encoded in one Halorussus lipolyticus genomic window:
- a CDS encoding sulfatase, with protein MSQNIILVTYDSLRADHCGFMGYDRDTTPALDRLADDGLVFENATASGVPTIASMTSVMTGEHSLASPEIGFNEEQRQQVTGRTTLAEVLSDAGYTTGALSPNPPASSYFGFDDGFDWFEDFLAEDKGVVERAWNKIFNRSIEGGAAATYLRLARNVIQREEVLRPWEDYYDRIRAWREQAEEPYFLWVLLLEPHHPWLPPKEYRRWSSRWDAYKSFRHYWEMLNSGWEPDFSEAEHRRLLNLYDDSIRYGDEFLARIRDDFADDDPAIVVHADHGEEFGSHDRYGHQPYLTEDLTQVPLVIGNADRAGRVERPVELRSLAPTIADLAGASHSFEADSLVADDAKRPWVASKVFAENQRRTAIRTRDAKFVAEPGRRELFDLTTDPDEQDDLTAERPEVAEAFEQAVAHHVASEQEKRAIRAAGDELAEGGEL; from the coding sequence GTGAGCCAGAACATCATACTCGTCACGTACGACAGTTTGCGCGCCGACCACTGCGGGTTCATGGGCTACGACCGCGACACCACGCCCGCACTCGACCGACTCGCCGACGACGGACTGGTCTTCGAGAACGCCACCGCATCCGGGGTTCCGACCATCGCGTCGATGACCAGCGTGATGACCGGCGAACACTCGCTGGCGAGTCCCGAAATCGGGTTCAACGAGGAGCAACGCCAGCAAGTCACCGGTCGGACCACGCTCGCAGAGGTCCTCTCCGACGCGGGCTACACCACCGGCGCGCTCTCGCCGAACCCGCCGGCGTCGAGTTATTTCGGCTTCGACGACGGGTTCGACTGGTTCGAGGACTTCCTCGCCGAGGACAAGGGCGTCGTGGAACGGGCGTGGAACAAGATTTTCAACCGGTCCATCGAGGGCGGGGCGGCCGCGACCTACCTCCGACTGGCGCGGAACGTCATCCAGCGCGAGGAGGTGCTTCGACCGTGGGAAGACTACTACGACCGAATCAGAGCGTGGCGCGAGCAGGCCGAGGAGCCGTATTTCCTCTGGGTCCTCCTGCTGGAACCACACCACCCGTGGCTTCCCCCGAAGGAGTACCGCAGATGGAGTTCCCGATGGGACGCCTACAAGTCCTTCCGCCACTACTGGGAGATGCTCAACAGCGGGTGGGAACCCGACTTCTCCGAGGCGGAACACCGGCGACTCCTGAACCTCTACGACGATTCGATTCGGTACGGCGACGAGTTTCTGGCCCGGATTCGGGACGACTTCGCCGACGACGACCCGGCAATCGTGGTCCACGCCGACCACGGCGAGGAGTTCGGGTCTCACGACCGGTACGGCCACCAACCGTACCTGACCGAGGACCTGACGCAGGTCCCCCTCGTCATCGGGAACGCAGACCGAGCGGGCCGCGTCGAGCGCCCGGTCGAACTCCGGTCGCTCGCGCCGACCATCGCGGACCTCGCCGGGGCCTCCCACAGTTTCGAGGCCGACAGTCTCGTCGCGGACGACGCCAAGCGACCGTGGGTGGCCTCGAAGGTGTTCGCCGAGAACCAGCGTCGGACAGCGATTCGGACCCGAGACGCCAAGTTCGTGGCCGAACCCGGACGCCGGGAGTTGTTCGACCTCACGACCGACCCCGACGAGCAGGACGATTTGACGGCGGAGCGCCCCGAGGTCGCCGAGGCCTTCGAGCAAGCAGTCGCCCATCACGTCGCCAGCGAGCAGGAGAAGCGGGCGATTCGGGCCGCTGGCGACGAACTCGCCGAGGGAGGAGAGCTATGA
- a CDS encoding glycosyltransferase family 4 protein, with product MRIAYVYDAVYPWETGGVQKRVWELGRRLADDHDVHWYGLHYWDGPDVIEREGVTLHGVAEPETLYVDGRRSIPEALGFAARVARPLLSESFDVIDCQEFPYFPAFSSKLAALARRATLVLTWHEVWGDYWYDYIGRKGIYGKLVERATAAVPDHHLAVSERTRRDVRTLGPENPRYLPNGISVAEIDDAPAADADVNVLFAGRLIPEKNADLLVRAMADLRDRNADLNCTIVGEGPERERVERLVADRNLGDTVTTRDFIEEYDDVLGLMKSADVFALPSEREGFGITALEAMACGTPVVTIDHPRNAATELVADRETGAICDPTPEAFAEGLLAAEFCAEADCVATAEEYDWDRLADRAEALYREVAR from the coding sequence ATGAGAATCGCCTACGTCTACGATGCGGTCTACCCGTGGGAGACCGGCGGGGTCCAGAAGCGCGTCTGGGAACTCGGCCGCCGACTCGCCGACGACCACGACGTTCACTGGTACGGGCTTCACTACTGGGACGGTCCCGACGTAATCGAACGCGAAGGCGTCACGCTCCACGGGGTCGCCGAACCCGAAACCCTCTACGTGGACGGGCGGCGCTCGATTCCCGAGGCCCTCGGATTCGCCGCGAGAGTCGCCCGCCCGCTCCTGTCGGAGTCGTTCGACGTCATCGACTGTCAGGAGTTCCCCTACTTCCCGGCGTTTTCGAGCAAACTCGCCGCACTCGCCCGCCGGGCCACCCTCGTCCTGACGTGGCACGAGGTCTGGGGCGACTACTGGTACGACTACATCGGCCGGAAGGGAATCTATGGCAAACTCGTGGAACGGGCCACCGCCGCAGTCCCAGACCACCACCTCGCGGTCTCCGAGCGCACCCGCCGGGACGTGCGGACTCTCGGCCCGGAGAATCCGCGATACCTGCCAAACGGCATCTCGGTGGCGGAAATCGACGACGCACCGGCGGCCGACGCCGACGTAAACGTGCTGTTCGCCGGGCGACTCATCCCGGAGAAGAACGCCGACCTGCTGGTTCGGGCGATGGCGGACCTCCGAGACCGAAACGCCGACCTGAACTGCACCATCGTCGGCGAGGGACCCGAGCGCGAGCGAGTCGAGCGACTGGTCGCCGACCGGAACCTCGGAGATACCGTCACCACCCGCGACTTCATCGAGGAGTACGACGACGTGCTGGGCCTGATGAAGTCCGCCGATGTCTTCGCACTCCCCTCTGAACGCGAGGGCTTCGGCATCACCGCGCTCGAAGCGATGGCCTGCGGCACCCCGGTCGTGACCATCGACCACCCGCGAAACGCCGCCACCGAACTCGTCGCCGACCGAGAGACCGGCGCGATTTGCGACCCGACGCCCGAGGCGTTCGCCGAGGGCCTCCTCGCGGCGGAATTCTGCGCGGAAGCCGACTGCGTGGCGACGGCCGAGGAGTACGACTGGGACCGCCTCGCCGACCGAGCGGAGGCCCTCTACCGGGAGGTGGCCCGATGA
- a CDS encoding helix-turn-helix transcriptional regulator — translation MATQSELEDIDDLPPSAKLVFKVLEYKGALTQKEIVEESMLSARTVRYALERLEELDVVTEDVYFADARQNLYEIDVATETPAEGCEKANCAD, via the coding sequence ATGGCAACTCAGTCCGAGTTAGAGGACATCGACGACCTGCCGCCGAGCGCGAAGTTGGTTTTCAAAGTACTCGAGTACAAGGGCGCGCTGACCCAGAAGGAAATCGTCGAGGAGTCGATGCTGTCGGCGCGGACGGTCCGGTACGCTCTCGAACGGTTGGAGGAACTGGACGTGGTGACGGAGGACGTCTACTTTGCCGACGCCCGCCAGAACCTCTACGAAATCGACGTGGCGACCGAAACCCCCGCCGAGGGGTGCGAGAAAGCGAACTGCGCCGACTGA
- a CDS encoding glycosyltransferase family 4 protein translates to MKVLHLYDGHEQVHDGRGSVPNVVWNLARQTASAGHEVTVLERQWDGLDATAEHEGVAFRRLNLATGADEPWTRVPYEMVSSPVGLARLVGDRTNFALEALRHLRGLDFDVLHVHLPFAASVLATVAPWLRDRMVYTAHLGELRLDALEDGGSGEDAPDAEDGDSTDEEGGLAVPEIVKRLSPDVYLANRAVETTVLNPEIREVFAARGVPESNLTVVPNGVDLNRFGDPDPAVIEEVEAKYGLADRPTLLFVGTVMPRKGVVDLIRAVEQVAESGHDFRLVVAGENDLDPEYTDRVRSLIREAGLGEQVELTGFVPAEELPALYALADVFVTPSLEEGFGMTVAEAMAAGTPVVGTRVGRIPWLLDDQRCGRVVEPGDAEAVGEAVAELLGDADSREEMGRRAEKRARNVSWEGVTDDVLSVYQEVRQ, encoded by the coding sequence ATGAAGGTCCTGCACCTCTACGACGGCCACGAACAGGTCCACGACGGCCGGGGGTCGGTCCCCAACGTGGTCTGGAATTTGGCCCGCCAGACCGCCTCCGCGGGCCACGAGGTCACGGTCCTCGAACGTCAGTGGGACGGACTCGACGCCACCGCCGAACACGAGGGGGTGGCCTTCCGCCGACTCAATCTCGCCACCGGGGCCGACGAACCGTGGACTCGCGTGCCCTACGAGATGGTCTCCTCGCCGGTCGGTCTCGCCCGACTCGTCGGCGACCGGACCAACTTCGCGCTCGAAGCCCTGCGACACCTCCGAGGACTCGACTTCGACGTACTGCACGTCCACCTGCCCTTCGCGGCCAGCGTGCTGGCGACCGTCGCCCCGTGGCTTCGAGACCGGATGGTCTACACCGCCCACCTCGGGGAGTTGCGACTCGACGCGCTCGAAGATGGCGGTTCGGGCGAAGACGCGCCGGACGCCGAGGACGGCGATTCCACGGACGAGGAGGGCGGCCTTGCCGTGCCCGAAATCGTCAAGCGCCTCTCGCCGGACGTGTACCTCGCCAACCGCGCTGTCGAGACCACGGTTCTCAACCCCGAGATACGTGAGGTCTTCGCGGCCCGCGGCGTCCCCGAATCCAATCTCACGGTGGTCCCGAATGGGGTGGACCTGAACCGGTTCGGCGACCCCGACCCGGCAGTCATCGAGGAAGTCGAAGCCAAATACGGTCTCGCCGACCGCCCGACCCTGCTGTTCGTCGGGACCGTGATGCCCCGGAAGGGCGTCGTGGACCTGATTCGCGCAGTCGAGCAGGTCGCAGAATCGGGCCACGATTTCCGACTGGTCGTGGCGGGCGAGAACGATTTGGACCCCGAGTACACCGACCGCGTTCGGTCCCTGATTCGGGAGGCCGGACTCGGCGAACAGGTCGAGTTGACCGGGTTCGTCCCCGCCGAAGAACTCCCGGCGCTCTACGCGCTGGCCGACGTGTTCGTCACCCCCTCCTTGGAGGAGGGCTTCGGCATGACCGTCGCGGAAGCGATGGCGGCCGGAACCCCAGTCGTCGGCACCCGCGTCGGCCGGATTCCGTGGTTGCTGGACGACCAGCGATGCGGCCGGGTGGTCGAACCCGGCGATGCAGAAGCGGTGGGTGAGGCGGTGGCGGAACTCCTCGGGGACGCCGACTCGCGCGAGGAGATGGGCCGGCGCGCCGAGAAGCGCGCTCGGAACGTCTCGTGGGAGGGAGTCACGGACGACGTGCTATCGGTTTATCAGGAGGTACGACAGTGA
- a CDS encoding sulfatase, whose amino-acid sequence MTDQASDGPDDRENVVLVTIDSLRADHCGFFGYEDDTTPTLDELASEGLSFESAFSPGPATPESMPVMFTGDWPVDRRSADGDGGTAEAGSGAEAESALAARRERIKAHMEASESLAERMSELGYRTAAFTPNPFTSRHFGFDSGFDHFEDFMGESRTTGGLYERVFQGFLEGDGASSFARVLLNFWQGEEVFKPWETYYNDAISWAKDAGESDDPYFLWLFLMDAHNPYMAGDDYRSQSRWKSFHANYRFWRESHDTPFDPTVHDRLVTAYDDSIRYADACLARLRRDLDDATLVVTGDHGEAFGEHGTYGHEPYLYGENVHVPLVVAGDEENAETGTVERPVSLSALPDLVTSVATGDDPRGVTENWVVSETEQGGRTAIRGAEWSYLAERGERDRPADAELYVGREDREADAPDLREVAEQLAERRGRHRTERQQVADAAADLASGGDL is encoded by the coding sequence ATGACCGACCAAGCCAGCGACGGACCAGACGACAGAGAAAACGTCGTCCTCGTGACAATCGACAGCCTCCGGGCCGACCACTGCGGCTTCTTCGGCTACGAGGACGACACCACGCCGACCCTCGACGAACTGGCGAGCGAGGGCCTGAGCTTCGAAAGCGCCTTCTCGCCCGGCCCGGCCACCCCCGAGTCGATGCCCGTAATGTTCACCGGCGACTGGCCGGTAGACCGCCGGAGCGCGGACGGCGACGGCGGAACAGCGGAGGCGGGGTCGGGGGCGGAGGCCGAGTCTGCGCTGGCGGCCCGCCGCGAGCGAATCAAGGCCCACATGGAGGCCAGCGAGAGCCTCGCCGAGCGGATGTCCGAGTTGGGCTACCGGACCGCGGCGTTCACCCCGAACCCCTTCACGTCGCGCCACTTCGGTTTCGATTCGGGATTCGACCACTTCGAGGACTTCATGGGCGAGTCGCGGACCACCGGCGGCCTCTACGAGCGAGTCTTTCAGGGGTTCCTCGAAGGCGACGGCGCGTCGTCGTTCGCGCGGGTCCTGCTCAACTTCTGGCAAGGTGAAGAAGTGTTTAAGCCATGGGAAACGTACTATAACGATGCTATTTCTTGGGCAAAGGACGCGGGCGAGAGCGACGACCCCTACTTCCTCTGGCTGTTCCTGATGGACGCCCACAACCCCTACATGGCGGGCGACGACTATCGAAGCCAGTCGCGCTGGAAGTCCTTCCACGCGAACTACCGGTTCTGGCGCGAGAGCCACGACACCCCCTTCGACCCGACGGTCCACGACCGCCTCGTGACCGCCTACGACGACTCGATTCGGTACGCCGACGCCTGCCTCGCCCGACTCCGGCGGGACTTGGACGACGCGACTCTCGTGGTCACGGGCGACCACGGCGAGGCCTTCGGCGAACACGGCACCTACGGCCACGAGCCGTATCTCTACGGCGAGAACGTCCACGTCCCGCTGGTGGTCGCAGGCGACGAGGAGAACGCCGAAACCGGAACCGTCGAGCGACCGGTTTCGCTCTCCGCGCTCCCGGACCTCGTGACGAGCGTGGCGACCGGCGACGACCCCCGAGGAGTAACCGAAAACTGGGTGGTCTCCGAGACCGAGCAGGGAGGCCGGACCGCGATTCGGGGCGCAGAGTGGAGTTACCTCGCGGAACGCGGAGAAAGAGACCGCCCCGCAGACGCCGAACTCTACGTCGGCCGCGAGGACCGCGAGGCCGACGCCCCGGACCTCCGGGAGGTCGCCGAGCAGTTGGCCGAGCGCCGAGGGCGACACAGAACCGAGCGCCAACAGGTCGCGGACGCCGCCGCGGACCTCGCATCGGGAGGAGACCTATGA
- a CDS encoding ribosome biogenesis/translation initiation ATPase RLI, protein MADDSIAVVDLERCQPDRCSYECKNYCPPNRTGKECITLRGDDADEGDPDQVHISEEICLGETCGICVEKCPFDAIEIINLPQELQDEPVHRYGENAFALYGLPVPLEGQVTGILGPNGIGKTTAVKILAGELAPNLGQHADPPGWEAVLDAYRGTELQDYLSAVKDGEVSVARKPQYVDKIPDRFSGPTSELLEKTDERGVLDDLLERLEIEHVMDQDIDSLSGGELQRVALVACLARDVDFYFVDEITPYLDISQRVKAARLIQEMAEEQDKSMLVVEHDLAILDLVADNLHVAYGEPGAYGVITSPKSVRNGINEYLKGYLQNENMRIRPDAIEFEEHAPRQVTRADTLVEYPDISKSYGEGEFGLDVEGGTIRENEVLGIVGPNGIGKSTFAQLLAGRLEPDEGDADFDLDIAYKPQYIEIDQPMRTDTFLRSITDRVGSSYWNTEIAQPLQLERIMEQQLTDLSGGERQRVAIAACLSESADLYLLDEPSAYLDVEQRVRATNAIRRFAEQQDATVMVIDHDIYMIDLLADRLMVFDGEPAVAGHASEPKGMRDGMNDFLANLDITFRRDENVGRPRINKPGSQLDREQKKEGEYYYAP, encoded by the coding sequence ATGGCAGACGATAGTATCGCGGTCGTAGACCTCGAACGGTGTCAGCCGGACCGATGTAGTTACGAGTGTAAGAACTACTGTCCGCCCAACCGGACGGGCAAGGAGTGCATCACGCTCCGAGGAGACGACGCCGACGAGGGCGACCCAGACCAAGTACATATCAGCGAGGAGATTTGCCTCGGCGAGACCTGCGGTATCTGCGTCGAGAAGTGTCCCTTCGACGCTATCGAGATTATCAATCTCCCGCAGGAGCTACAGGACGAACCGGTTCACCGGTACGGCGAGAACGCCTTCGCGCTCTACGGCCTGCCGGTCCCCCTCGAAGGGCAGGTCACGGGCATCCTCGGGCCGAACGGTATCGGGAAGACGACGGCGGTCAAGATTCTGGCCGGCGAACTCGCGCCCAACCTCGGCCAGCACGCCGACCCGCCGGGATGGGAGGCCGTCCTCGACGCCTACCGAGGCACCGAACTACAGGACTACCTCTCGGCGGTCAAAGACGGCGAGGTCAGCGTGGCCCGCAAGCCCCAGTACGTGGACAAGATTCCGGACCGGTTCAGCGGTCCGACCTCCGAACTGCTGGAGAAGACCGACGAGCGCGGCGTGCTGGACGACCTGCTCGAACGCCTCGAAATCGAGCACGTGATGGACCAAGACATCGACAGCCTCTCTGGCGGCGAACTCCAGCGAGTGGCCCTCGTGGCGTGTCTGGCCCGCGATGTGGACTTCTACTTCGTGGACGAGATTACGCCCTACCTCGACATCAGCCAACGGGTGAAGGCCGCGCGCCTGATTCAGGAGATGGCCGAGGAGCAGGACAAGTCGATGCTCGTGGTCGAACACGACTTGGCCATCCTCGACTTGGTGGCTGACAACCTCCACGTGGCCTACGGTGAACCCGGCGCGTACGGTGTCATCACCTCGCCCAAGTCGGTCCGGAACGGCATCAACGAGTATCTCAAAGGCTACCTCCAGAACGAGAACATGCGCATCCGGCCCGATGCCATCGAGTTCGAGGAGCACGCTCCTCGGCAGGTGACGCGGGCCGACACGCTGGTCGAGTACCCCGACATCTCCAAGTCCTACGGCGAAGGCGAGTTCGGCCTCGACGTGGAGGGCGGCACGATTCGGGAGAACGAAGTGCTGGGCATCGTCGGGCCGAACGGCATCGGTAAATCGACGTTCGCCCAACTGCTGGCGGGCCGACTCGAACCCGACGAGGGCGACGCCGACTTCGACCTCGACATCGCCTACAAGCCCCAGTACATCGAAATCGACCAGCCGATGCGGACCGACACCTTCCTGCGGTCGATTACCGACCGCGTGGGGTCGTCGTACTGGAACACCGAAATCGCCCAACCGCTCCAGTTGGAGCGCATCATGGAACAGCAGTTGACCGACCTCTCGGGCGGCGAGCGCCAGCGGGTCGCTATCGCGGCCTGTCTGTCGGAGTCGGCCGACCTCTACCTGCTCGACGAACCGTCGGCGTACCTCGACGTGGAACAGCGCGTCCGGGCGACCAACGCCATCCGGCGGTTCGCCGAACAGCAGGACGCGACCGTGATGGTCATCGACCACGACATCTACATGATAGACCTGCTGGCGGACCGACTGATGGTCTTCGACGGCGAACCCGCGGTGGCAGGCCACGCCAGCGAACCCAAAGGCATGCGTGACGGCATGAACGACTTCCTCGCCAACCTCGACATCACCTTCCGGCGCGACGAGAACGTCGGCCGACCCCGCATCAACAAGCCGGGGAGCCAACTCGACCGCGAGCAGAAGAAGGAAGGCGAGTACTACTACGCGCCCTAA
- a CDS encoding efflux RND transporter permease subunit, whose product MGFADRYADVLTTYSRVVLVLLLVSTVAVGYGAGSIDSGLTIASFGSDSTEAQKLDYVQSNFTAGEQNTSVVQVVVRGDNVLTKESLLETLRLQQRLRENATVNRTLREGQSTVGLSNLVATAAIRQERSGNRTNASAGPAGGPGAPPARSPTLDAQIDQLESMSQSEIDRVVVGVLDPDRTAGGPVDPFTLLATDYEPGTTTASARVVFVFQQADTSGDSLPEEVVSAQLATQDIADRTVKSTDAFAFGAGIVSEESGQATGESFAVITPFALLLVVGVLLIAYRDLLDVALGLAGTLLVLVWMGGFMGWAGIGVTQIIIAVPFLLIGLSIDYALHVVMRYREARTADADRSVRETMRAGLSGVTVALAATTFTTAVGFTSNLVSPIESIRQFGLVSAFGIVSAFVVFAGLLPALKLELEALLERFGFDRRKRAFGTGGSAANRLLGVGATAARKIPVAVVLVALVASAGGGYAATDIDTSINQVDFLPRDSPDWMDSLPGPLRPGDYDLRENVVYLNDKFVQSRDRSEVQILVEGPVTAPDTLDRLAAGGEAVAESSTAITLASGRPSVDGPVSVIRRVSARNETVRQVVAERDTDGDGIPDRDLRAVYDALYAAAPDEAAGVVYRADDGEYRALRLSVAIRGGSNTGAVTEEMRAVAETIEDDSDLTVTATGQPIINEIVQQGLLTTLVQTFLITLGVIVAFLTVIFYRRYGTLSLGAVTMVPVVFALSWILGAMYLLGIPFNTETAIIASIAIGIGVDYAIHISERFVEELSNAGTATAALETTLAGTGGALLASAVTTAGGFGVLLFALVPSLQRFGLVTGTTIVFAFLSSVVVLPSLLVLWWRYLGTGTPVGDAPVDTAGD is encoded by the coding sequence ATGGGTTTTGCCGACCGCTACGCCGACGTGCTGACCACGTACAGCAGAGTCGTCCTCGTGTTGCTCCTCGTCTCGACCGTCGCGGTCGGGTACGGCGCGGGGAGCATCGACTCGGGGCTGACGATTGCGAGTTTCGGGAGCGATTCGACCGAGGCCCAGAAACTCGACTACGTGCAGTCGAACTTCACGGCGGGCGAGCAGAACACCTCGGTCGTGCAGGTCGTCGTTCGCGGCGACAACGTGCTGACCAAAGAATCGTTACTGGAGACGCTCAGGCTTCAACAGCGACTCAGGGAGAACGCGACCGTGAATCGGACGCTCCGCGAAGGGCAATCGACCGTCGGACTCTCGAACCTCGTGGCGACCGCGGCGATTCGACAGGAGCGGTCGGGTAATCGGACGAATGCGAGCGCCGGACCTGCTGGCGGGCCGGGTGCGCCACCTGCTCGCTCGCCGACGCTGGACGCCCAAATCGACCAACTGGAGTCGATGTCCCAGTCCGAAATCGACCGCGTGGTGGTGGGCGTCCTCGACCCCGACCGAACTGCTGGGGGGCCAGTGGACCCCTTCACCCTGCTGGCGACCGACTACGAACCGGGGACGACGACGGCCTCGGCGCGCGTGGTCTTCGTCTTCCAGCAGGCCGACACCTCCGGTGACTCGCTTCCCGAGGAGGTCGTCTCTGCGCAACTCGCCACGCAGGACATCGCCGACCGGACGGTCAAGTCCACCGACGCCTTCGCCTTCGGCGCGGGCATCGTCAGCGAGGAGTCCGGGCAGGCGACTGGGGAGAGTTTCGCGGTCATCACGCCCTTCGCGCTCCTGCTGGTCGTCGGCGTCCTGCTAATCGCCTACCGAGACCTGCTGGACGTGGCGCTCGGTCTCGCCGGAACCCTGCTGGTCCTCGTCTGGATGGGCGGATTCATGGGGTGGGCGGGTATCGGCGTGACCCAGATTATCATCGCGGTGCCGTTCCTCCTCATCGGCCTCTCCATCGACTACGCGCTCCACGTCGTGATGCGCTACCGCGAGGCCAGAACCGCCGACGCGGACCGGTCGGTGCGCGAGACGATGCGGGCCGGCCTCTCCGGAGTGACGGTCGCCTTGGCGGCGACCACCTTCACGACTGCGGTCGGGTTCACCTCGAACCTCGTGAGTCCCATCGAGTCAATCCGGCAGTTCGGCCTCGTCTCGGCGTTCGGCATCGTCTCGGCGTTCGTCGTCTTCGCCGGTCTCCTGCCCGCCCTCAAACTCGAACTGGAGGCCCTCCTCGAACGGTTCGGGTTCGACCGTCGGAAGCGAGCGTTCGGCACCGGCGGGAGCGCGGCCAACCGACTCCTCGGGGTCGGCGCGACTGCGGCCCGGAAGATTCCGGTCGCCGTGGTCCTCGTCGCGCTGGTGGCCAGCGCGGGCGGTGGCTACGCCGCGACCGACATCGACACCTCCATCAATCAGGTCGATTTCCTGCCGCGGGACTCGCCCGACTGGATGGACTCGCTCCCCGGTCCGCTCCGGCCGGGCGACTACGACCTCCGGGAGAACGTCGTCTACCTCAACGACAAGTTCGTCCAGTCGCGCGACCGTTCGGAGGTCCAGATACTCGTGGAGGGTCCGGTCACCGCCCCCGACACGCTCGACAGACTCGCCGCGGGCGGTGAGGCGGTCGCAGAGAGTTCGACCGCCATCACGCTCGCCAGCGGTCGGCCCTCGGTCGATGGTCCCGTGTCGGTGATTCGGCGCGTCTCGGCGCGCAACGAGACCGTCCGGCAGGTCGTCGCCGAGCGCGACACCGACGGCGACGGGATTCCCGACCGGGACCTCCGAGCGGTCTACGACGCGCTCTACGCCGCGGCCCCCGACGAGGCCGCCGGGGTCGTCTATCGCGCTGACGACGGCGAGTACCGGGCACTCAGGCTCTCGGTCGCCATCCGGGGCGGGTCGAACACCGGGGCGGTCACCGAGGAGATGCGGGCGGTCGCCGAGACCATCGAGGACGACAGCGACCTGACCGTGACGGCGACCGGGCAACCGATTATCAACGAAATCGTCCAGCAGGGCCTGTTGACCACGCTGGTCCAGACCTTCCTCATCACGCTCGGGGTCATCGTGGCCTTCCTGACGGTCATCTTCTACCGGCGCTACGGCACGCTCTCGCTCGGGGCGGTGACGATGGTGCCGGTCGTGTTCGCGCTGAGTTGGATTCTGGGCGCGATGTACCTGCTGGGGATTCCGTTCAACACCGAGACGGCCATCATCGCCAGCATCGCCATCGGTATCGGCGTGGACTACGCGATTCACATCAGCGAGCGATTCGTGGAAGAACTGTCGAACGCGGGCACCGCGACGGCGGCGCTGGAAACCACGCTGGCGGGCACCGGCGGCGCGCTGTTGGCCAGCGCGGTCACGACCGCTGGCGGGTTCGGAGTCCTGCTGTTCGCGCTGGTCCCGTCGCTCCAGCGGTTCGGTCTCGTGACGGGAACGACCATCGTGTTCGCCTTCCTCTCCAGCGTGGTCGTCCTGCCGAGTCTGCTGGTCCTGTGGTGGCGCTACCTCGGTACGGGCACGCCGGTCGGCGACGCGCCGGTCGATACCGCAGGTGATTGA
- a CDS encoding metal-dependent hydrolase has product MDVLTHLFLPLTVAFAVRPEWFDSPAWLALGVFGLFSDFDKFVGAPGLLHSLVGVVPMSLALVGLGRVLDRRGWIDDATTAGRLAAGFVWSHLLLDVIDGGPVPLLAPLFRTGLGLEYPARVVFGAEPLGLAVSGPLVALRIVAPRPGFNAYGFINGFGIASVLTFAAIYLGRRSRASDNGIASSDNGNEFQDDELGCRDDGGDR; this is encoded by the coding sequence ATGGACGTTCTCACCCACCTGTTCCTGCCGCTGACGGTCGCCTTCGCGGTCCGCCCCGAGTGGTTCGACTCGCCGGCGTGGCTGGCGCTCGGGGTGTTCGGCCTGTTCTCGGACTTCGACAAGTTCGTGGGCGCGCCCGGACTCCTCCACTCGCTGGTCGGCGTCGTACCGATGTCGCTGGCCCTCGTCGGGTTGGGTCGGGTCCTCGACCGCAGAGGTTGGATAGACGACGCGACGACCGCAGGGCGACTCGCGGCCGGGTTCGTCTGGAGCCACCTGCTGTTGGACGTTATCGACGGCGGGCCGGTGCCCCTGCTCGCCCCGCTGTTCCGGACCGGCCTCGGGTTGGAGTACCCCGCCAGAGTCGTCTTCGGCGCGGAACCGCTCGGACTGGCGGTCAGCGGACCGCTGGTCGCGCTTCGAATCGTCGCTCCTCGGCCGGGGTTCAACGCTTACGGGTTCATCAACGGGTTCGGCATCGCGTCGGTGCTGACCTTCGCCGCGATTTACCTCGGGCGGCGGTCGAGAGCGTCGGACAACGGCATAGCTAGTTCAGATAACGGGAATGAATTTCAAGACGATGAATTAGGTTGCCGAGACGACGGAGGAGACCGATGA